A single window of Oerskovia paurometabola DNA harbors:
- a CDS encoding DUF485 domain-containing protein, translating to MTDISTDDPVAETDYQRVQRSPEFQDLRRRFRLFVFPVTALFLVWYLVYVLLADYAHDFMSIRVSGNITVGLLFGLGQFVSTFAITMIYARWANKRFDPVADDMRRQIEGEDQ from the coding sequence ATGACCGACATCTCGACGGACGATCCCGTCGCGGAGACCGACTACCAGCGGGTCCAACGTTCCCCCGAGTTCCAGGACCTGCGCCGCAGGTTCCGTCTGTTCGTCTTCCCCGTCACGGCATTGTTCCTGGTCTGGTACCTGGTGTACGTCCTGCTCGCGGACTACGCGCACGACTTCATGAGCATCCGGGTGTCGGGCAACATCACGGTCGGTCTGCTGTTCGGGCTGGGCCAGTTCGTCTCGACGTTCGCGATCACCATGATCTACGCGCGCTGGGCGAACAAGCGGTTCGACCCGGTCGCCGACGACATGCGTCGCCAGATCGAGGGGGAGGACCAGTGA
- the trmB gene encoding tRNA (guanosine(46)-N7)-methyltransferase TrmB — MPETLSEAREQGFRTDIVSFVRRSGRLNTRQQRAWDDHAEQFVLDVPRAVARTSVDPAYVLDVAATFGRSAPLVVEVGSGLGEAVVTAAEATPERDFLAVEVYTPGLAQTVLRATQRGLTNLRLVQANAAEVLTTALPEGSVDELWVFFPDPWHKARHHKRRLVTPELAELAARVIRPGGTWRLATDWAEYADQMLEVVGANPSFVNVHGVGAVAPRFEGRVLTSFENKGRAAGRVITDLELRRV, encoded by the coding sequence GTGCCCGAGACCCTCTCCGAGGCCCGCGAGCAGGGCTTCCGTACCGACATCGTGTCCTTCGTCCGCCGCAGCGGCCGCCTCAACACCCGCCAGCAGCGCGCCTGGGACGACCACGCCGAGCAGTTCGTCCTGGACGTGCCTCGGGCCGTGGCCCGCACCTCGGTCGACCCGGCGTACGTGCTCGACGTCGCAGCGACGTTCGGGCGCTCGGCTCCCCTCGTGGTGGAGGTCGGGTCGGGGCTGGGGGAGGCCGTGGTCACCGCCGCCGAGGCCACGCCCGAGCGTGACTTCCTGGCCGTCGAGGTCTACACGCCGGGACTCGCGCAGACGGTGCTCCGTGCGACGCAGCGCGGGCTGACGAACCTGCGCCTGGTGCAGGCCAACGCGGCCGAGGTGCTCACGACGGCCCTGCCCGAGGGGTCGGTCGACGAGCTCTGGGTCTTCTTCCCCGACCCGTGGCACAAGGCCCGCCACCACAAGCGCCGTCTCGTGACACCCGAGCTAGCGGAGCTCGCCGCACGCGTGATCCGTCCCGGGGGGACGTGGCGGCTCGCGACGGACTGGGCCGAGTACGCGGACCAGATGCTCGAGGTCGTCGGGGCGAACCCGTCGTTCGTGAACGTCCACGGGGTCGGTGCGGTCGCGCCGCGCTTCGAGGGGCGTGTGCTCACGAGCTTCGAGAACAAGGGCCGTGCGGCGGGCCGGGTCATCACGGACCTGGAGCTCCGCCGGGTCTGA